The Streptomyces puniciscabiei genomic interval GCCGACCAGGTCGACCGGCTCGCCGATTGCCTCCAACCGCTCGATGAGCCAGGAGACGTACTCCTCCTTGGTGCAGTGGAAGCCCTCGGGGCGCGGCGAACCGAAACCGGGCAGGTCCCAAGCCTCCACGTCGCTGCGGGTCAGGTGCTCGCGCACGCCGTCCCACACGTGGTGGGTGTCGGGTACGCCGTGGATCAGAACGGCAGGCATGAATGAACTCCTACAAGGATGGATATTCCTATTGAGAAGCGAAATAACGGCACAGGGCGGGTAAAGAGGTCGAAGCCTCGTGCCGCGGGTCAGGGTCTTCGCTCCCACGTGGACGGGACCGAGTGGCGCGGCACTTCGTGCCTGAGGCGTTTCGATCCACACTGGTCAACGAGTCGGTACAGCTGCTCCGACCGGGGTGACCACCAGTACCGCGCAGCCAGGCGGCGTTCCGGTCATGTCATGGCTGCATCCGGCTGCAGCACAGACACCACTTGGTCATGCAACACGCCGCGAACCCGGCGTGATGCGGTCTGCGGTGCTACGCCGGCGGCAACGAGGCACGCGGTCGCCGCGGCCTCACCCGTGGGGTCCGCCCAGGTGGACGTGGTGTTCTCCGCGGCGAGGGCCAGCATCAGTGCTTCCAGCGCTTGTGCGAGGACGGGCGCGGGGACGTGGTTCGCGAACACGCCTTCGTGCTGGCCACATCGTATGGCCGCGATGGCCTCTTGGCGGGCAGGTGCCAGGGTGGCGCGGATGGCCTCCTCTCCGAGCTGGCGGCGACCGAGGGAGATGAGCATGCGGTACTGGTCGCCCACCGCCCATGCCGCCAGGGCCATCCGCGCCATCGCCTCCAGCGGATCAGCGCCCGGGATGCGTGTCATGGCGAACGCTTGGCGAAGCGCCTGGGCTGCTTCCTGCGCCAACTCGGTGATGAGCGCGTGCCGGTTGGAGAAGTGTCCGTAGAGGGTGCGCCGCGCGAGGCCGGCCGCCACAGCGATGCTGTCGAGACTTGCGTCGGGGTCGTCCCGCAGTTTCCGCCGAGCGGTGGCGAGGATGCGTTGACGGTTCGCGCGAGCGTCGCTGCGCTGCGGTGCGCGGCCAGGGGTGTCGGTCGTCTGCATGGTTCTGTCTCTCCACGGTGGCCGGAAAGCCGTGGGCGCCGGTGTTCCCTCACGCACCGGCGCCCACTCACCCCTGCCCAGGGTGGCTTGTTGTCCCGCTGACGGCGTCAGGGGACGAGGATGAGGCGGATCGGGTCGCCGATCTTGTTCTCCAGTCGGTGGACGGCGTCGGCGGCTTCGATGAGCGGGATGTGGTCGGTGATGGAGGGGGCCAGGTCGAGGCGGCCGGCCGCGGTCAGCTGCACCAGCTCGGAGACGGACTCGGGGAAGCCGCCGTAGTGGCCGCGCACCTGCTTTTGCAGGTAGTTGAAGGTCAGGCCCTCGGTGATGGTCAGTGGCCGGGGTGTGATGCCCACCAGGATCAGGGAGCCGCCCAGGCCGAGGACCGAGGCGGCCTGGTCGCGGACGGCGGGGACGCCGGCGCAGTCGAAGGCGAAGTCGAGGCCGCGTCCGCCGGTGGCTGCGCGGACCTGGTCGGCGAAGTCGGGGGCTGCCGGGTCGAGCGCGAGGTCCGCGCCGAAGGCCAGGGCGCGCGCGCGGGCGCTGGGCAGCGGGTCGACGGCGATGATCGGGGCGGCGCCGACCAGGCGGGCGAGGCGTACGTTGTGCGCGCCGACTCCGCCCACGCCCCAGACGCCGACGGACTGGGCGGCACGGACGCCGGCGGTGGCGACGACGGCGGCGTAGGGGGTGGAGACCGCGTCGGGGATGATCGCGGCCTGGTCGAAGGGGAGGCTGTCGGGGATGGGGATGAGGGTGTCCTCGCGGGCGATCACGTACTCGGCCCAGCCGCCGTCGTAGTCGATGCCGGCGGTGAGCATCTGGGTGCAGGGGCGGTGGCGCACGCATCCTGCGCACGTGCCGCAGGTCTTGCCGGCCTCCAGGGTGACGCGGGTGCCGACGGGCAGGCCGCGCTTGAGGTCGGGGCCGAGGGTGTGGATCACGCCGGAGACCTCGTGGCCGACGGTGACCGTGTCGGAGTCCAGGAAGAGCGGGGACAGGGAGCCGTCGAGGAGGTGGACGTCGGAGAGGCAGACGCCGGCGGCCTTGACCTCGATGAGGACCTCGCCCGGGCCCGGCACGGGGATCGGGACCTCTTCCACGGCGAACTTCTTGCTGTCCAGGTGGAAGCGTCCGGCGAGCATGGTGTCCATGAGTCTGCTTTCTATGAGCGGCACCGCCCGATGATCCGGGACGCTGGGTGCCATGGGGTGCGTGAGGGGCTGGTGGTGGCCGGGAGGCGTACGGCCGGCAGCGGGGGATGCCGCACGCCTCCCGGCGGCTGGGGGAGTGCGCCTTGCGGCGGTCAGGCGAAGACGTCCTGCTGGTAGCGCTCGTCGGCCTCGAGCTGGGCGAGCCACTGCTGGGCGGTGTCGTCGTCGCTGCCGGTCTTTTGGCGGTGGATGGCGGCGAGTGCCTCGCGGACGGCGGGGGCCATGCGGCGGCCGTCACCGCAGACGTAGATGTACGCGCCGTCCTGGATGGCCTGCCACACCGTGTCGGCGGCGTTGGCGATGGCGTTCTGCACGAACCGGGCCGGGTGGCCGGTCACCGCCGAGTAGGCGGTGTGCACCTGGGCGATGCCGGCCTGCTCCCAGTCCTGCATCTCCTGGCGGTAGAAGTAGTCGTGCTCCGGGTGGCGGCAGCCGACGAACACCTGGGACGCGCCCACCTGGGTGCCGTTGGCGTGCTGTGTCGCCCGCTCCTCCAGGAAGCCGCGCAGCGGTGCGATGCCGGTGCCGGGGCCGATGAGGATCAGCGGCGTGGCGGGGTCGGCGGGCGGGGCGAAGGTGGGGGAGGGGACGCGGACGTAGCCGTAGACGACGTCCCCGGGTTCGAGGCCGGCGATGTAGGCGGAGCAGGTGCCGCGGTACTGGCCGTCGCCGGACAGGGCCGGGCCTTCCAGCAGGCCGACGGTCAGGCGTACGTGGCGCGGGTTGGCGGACGGGGCGGAGGAGATGGAGTAGAACCGCGGGCGGATGGGGCCCGTCATCTCCAGGAACACCGCCAGCGGCAGCTCGACGGCCGGGAAGCGCTCCAGCAGGCCCAGGACGGAGATGCGCTTGCCGAGGATCTCCTTGCTGTAGCGCTCCTCGGCCTCCTGGGTGTCGGCGGTGTACGCCAGCAGCTGCGGCCGGGTCCACGGGCACTCGGTGTACTCGGCGAGCGTCTGGATCTGGGAGCGGGTGGCCACGTCCTGCAGTTCCAGGAACTCGGTGAGCAGGATGCCGGCGGTGACCGGGGTGCCGACCGGCAGGTGGGTGCGGCCACCGGCCGGCTGGTCGAGCCGGAGCACCTGGTCGTAGTCGACGCCGAGCCGCCTCAGTGCGCGTTCCACCAGGGCGAGTTCGTTCTTGGCGAAGACGGCCAGGTGGTTGCCGGTGTCGTAGGTGACACCCTCGGGCAGCTCGACGGTGATGGACTTCGCGGACGGGCGCGGCGGCTCGATGGCGAAGTCCCACAGGCCGGTCGCGTCGGCCACGAGCTCCTCGTTGGCGACCACGGTGAGCGGGTAGGCCTGCTCGGAGACGATGGCGGGGCGCACGTCGGACTCGGTGAGCAGCTGGACCTGGTAACGGGGGCCGCTCGCCTGGGAGGTGTCGGCGGCGTACTCCTCGGCCAGAGTGGCCCACAGGGTGTTCATCCACCGCGTGGCCATGCCGTCGAAGTCACCGGCGGCGTCCGCGATGCCGCGCTCGACGATGGGGGTGGCGCCGGCGGCCAGCAGACCTTCCTCGATCCGCTTGGGGAACGCCTGGTAGGTGGCCACCCACTGGGTGTTGCCCGCGCCCAGCAGCGCGTACCGCACATTCGCCAGCGAGCCCTCGGGCAGCCCGGCGGCGAGCAGGTCGTCGAAGCGCTGGGCGTTGTCGGGAGCCTTGCCGTTGTAGCTGGCGGCGACAACGGCGAGCAGGCCCTCGGTGGGCAGGTTGTCACCCAGCTCGTCCAGGCTCACCAGCGTGGTGCCGAACCCGGAGCGCTCGCCGCGGTCGGCGATGGTGCGGGCCAGGTCCTCGCAGGATCCGAGGCTGGAGCCGTAGGCGACGGTCAGGTTCACCCCGACACCGCTGACCGCTGCCGGCGCCTGCGTGTCCCCGGTCTGCACGTCCGCAGCGCCGAAGACGTTCCGCTCGTGCTCCTTGCGGCGGCGCACGACCAGTTCGAAGTCGCCGGGCTTGCGCGTCAGCGCCTCCTTGACGTCCATCTTGTAGTCGGCCGTGTCGGAGAACTTGAACTTCTGCAGCACCAGCGCAAGGACCAGGCGAGCCTCGGTCAGCGCGAACTGCCGGCCGATGCAGGCACGCACACCGTTGCCGAACGGCTTGTAGGCGTGCGGGTGTTGCTTGGCGCGGTTCTCCGGCAGCCACCGGTCGATGTCGAACTCGTCGGGACGGTCCCATGCCTTGGGGTGGGTGTGCAGGGGACCCTCGAGGATGTTGACCCGCGTGCCCTTCTTCAGCTGGTAGCGGCCGCCGATGACGGTGTCCTCATGCGGCGCCTTGCCGATCAAAGGGATGGGGGCCCACAGCCGCAGCGTCTCGTCCAGGATCCGCGGGATCACGTCCATCTGCATGATCGTGTCGTAGTCCGGGACCGTGTCACCGGGCATCAGCCGGTCCACCTCGGCGTAGGCCTGCGCCAACACGTGCGGGTTGCGCATCAGCGAGTAGGTGGCGAACGACAGCAGACCGCTGGTGGTCTCGTGGCCGGCGATCAGGAACGTCAGCACCTGGTCACGGACGTTGTCGTCGGTCAGCGCCTTGCCGGTGTCCGGGTCGGTGGCCTCAAGCATCAGACCCAGCAGGTCCTCCTCACCGCCGCCCTTCCCCTCGCGGCGCTCCTTGATCACGCTCTCGACCAGGTCCTGCATCAGCCGGATGTTCTCGCGGTACTTCCGGTCGTCCGCCTTGCGCAGCTTGGTCATCATCGGCAGCTCCTGCGAGCGCCGCAGCGACTCGATCAGCGTCTCCAGCAGCGCGTTGAGGAAGGGGTGCAGCTCCTCCTTGTCGAAGGAGTCGAACCGGTAGCCGAACCCCGACAGGGCGATCGTGTCCAACGTCAGCCGGGTGTAGTCGTCGGTGATCTTGACCCGCTTCCCCTCCCGGCGCTCCCACTTGCCCGCCAAATTCTGGGCGATCTCCAGCATCTGCCCGAAGTACGCCTTCATGGCCCGCTGGCTGAAGGCCGGCAGCAGGATCCGGTGCGCCCTGCCCCATTCCTCTTCGTGCTGGTGCGCGGTGAACAGGCCCGCGTTCAAGAAGTCCCGGACATGGGCCAGCGGCGTCTTGTCGATCTGCTTGAAGAACCGCGTCTCGTCGCTGACCTCGGCCACCAGGTCCGGGTCATAGACGAAGACCTGCTCGATGCCGGCGATGTCCATGCCGTAGATGCCCTCGGGGAACTGCTTGGACAGTTCGGCGAAGTACTCGAACGGGTTGGTGGCGGGGATCTGCGGCGTGTTGCCGAGCAGGGGGACCCCGCGCGGGGACCGGATGGGGCGAAGGTCGTTCGCGGACTGCGTGGTCATGTCTTGCTCCTCTGCGGAGGGGTGGAGGGGGTGGGCAAGGGCGCGCTGCACGGGTCGATGCCGTGGCGCCGTACGGAAACATACGCCGTATGGAATTTGAACCATACGCGGTACGGAAAGCGGAGTGCAACCCCGGGAGTCCAGGTGGGGCTGTGGTGAAGCTCATTTCCGTACGGTGTATGGCGCTGATACCGTACGAGGTATGGAAAAGAAGGTGAGGCGTCCCCCGCGGGGAACGAGGAAGAGGGACGTGCCTCTGACGGAGGCCGGGATCTACGCCGCCGCCCTGCGGCTCATCGACGAGGACGGGGTCGAGGCGCTCACCATGCGCAAACTCGCCACCGCGCTCGACGCGAACCCGATGTCGCTGTACCACCACGTGCCGAACAAGGAAGCCGTGCTGCGCGGCGTGACGAGAATGGTCGGAGCGCAGTTCCGCACCGTGACACTGGAGGACGCGCCCTGGCAGGAGCGGATCCGTCTGCTTGCCACGGACTTCCGGACCCTGGCGCACCGTCACCCGAAGCTGCTGGCGTACTCGTTCAGCCACCAGCCGGACTTCATCCAGCCCAACGACCCGTTCTGGACCGCCCTCACCGCCATCGTGGAGGCTGCCGGCGTGCCGCAGTCAAAGGTCTCGGAGATCGCCGCGCTGATGGTCGCCGTCGTCGTTGGTGTCCTCAGCGCCGAACTCAACGGCTCGCTCCACCAGTGGGCGAACATCACACCCCCCGGCCCCGACGCCGAGGAAGACGGAGCCGCGGATGCAGATCCTGGGCCTGAGGCTGCCGCGCATCAAGGCCCTGACCAGGACCAAATGTTCCGCCTTGGGATGGACACGCTGATCACGGGCCTCGAAAGCCGACTCACCGGCGATCGTGACGGCCAGGGCACCGACCGCTGACCCAATCATTTTGAGGCGCTGCGCCCCAGGCACTCGCCCCTGAGCCGCGCCCGCAGTCGGGCGATCCCAGGGCTGCGACATGACGGAGCCACCCCCGTGACATCGAGGAAGACCGCCCGGCGGGGTGGTTCTACAAGTTCTGCACGGCAGCCCTATGCCGACGCTGCATGCGAAGTGCGCGTGTTCGTGAACCCTCCTGAGGCGGAAAACCGTCAGCCTCGTCGAACTGCATCACCCGCGCCTCCGTTCACCGAGGCGGGCAGGCCGTCGGCTGCCCCTGCCCGTGAGCGCGAGGTGGCGCCTCGTACCGCGTGAGCCGTACCTGATCTCTCCATCCGTTCTCTTCTCTCTTACGCCATCCCCCACCTGCTGTCCGGAGAGCTGCCCTCATGTCCCAGAACGCCACCGCCGCTGCTCGCGGCGCCGAGACCACACCTGCGAATGCGCCCGACCTGTCGCACCGGCGTCGCTGGTGGATTCTGTTGGTCATTTCCCTGTCGATGCTGATGGGTGTCCTCGACGGCACCATCGTGAACATCGCCCTGCCGTCCGCCCAGCGCGACCTGGGCTTCTCGGACGCCGACCGGCAGTGGGTGGTCACCGCCTACGCGCTGGCCTTCGGCAGCCTGCTGCTGCTCGGCGGCCGGGTCGCGGACCTGGTCGGGCAGAAGGTCACCTTCCTGGTGGGTCTGGCCGGCTTCGCGACCGCTTCCATGGTGGCAGGCGCGGCGAACGGTTTCGCCATGCTCGTCATCGCGCGCGCCGTCCAGGGCCTGTTCGCCGCCCTGCTGGCCCCGTCGGCCCTGTCGGTCCTGATGACCACCTTCACCGATCCGCGCGAGCGGGCGAAGGCTTTCACTGTCGCGGGATCGGTCGCCGGTGCCGGCGGAGCCATTGGCCTGATCCTCGGCGGGGTGCTGACCCAGTACTTGGACTGGCGCTGGACCATGTACGTCAACGTGGTCTTCGCGGTGGTGGCGTTCGTCGGTGGGGCCGCTCTGCTGCACCGCACGCCGCGCGACACGTCCTCCAAGCTCGATGTCCTCGGCACTCTGCTGGTTTCCATCGGCCTGTTCTGCCTGGTCTTCGGGTTCTCGAACGCCGAGACGCACGGCTGGGGTTCGTCGGCGACCTGGGGCATGCTGGTGGTCGGCGCCGTACTGGTTTCCGTCTTTGTGTGGTGGCAGAGCAGGGCGGCGTCTCCGCTGCTGCCCCTGCGAGTCTTGCTGGACCGTAACCGCGGTGCCTCCTTCGCCGCCCTCTTCGTCACCGGCGCGGGCATGTTCGGCGTGTTCCTGTTCCTGACCTACTACCTGCAGCAGAGCCTCGGCTACAGCGCTCTGAACACCGGCTTCGCCTTCCTGCCCCTGATCGTGGCCTCGTCGTCCGCCTCCGCCGTGGCCAACAACGTCCTGGTACCGCGCATAGGGCCGAGGCCGGTGGTCCCGCTGGGCATGGCCATTGCGGCCGCCGGGCTGATCTGGATGACCACACTGGACCTGAACAGCGGATACGTGACGCAGGTACTGCCCCAGCTGGTACTCGTCGGCATCGGGCTGGGCACGGTCATCGCGCCCGCCATGAGCCTGGCGACCTCCGGCGTGGCGGCCGCCGATGCCGGCGTCGCGTCGGCCGCTGTCAACACCCTGCAGCAGATCGGCGGCTCCATTGGCATCGCCTTGCTCAGCACGATGGCCTCCGACGCCGCCACCGGCTACCTCTCCGGCCGCAACCCCAAGGACCCCGGCGCCCTGGCGCAGGCCGGTCTCGATGGCTACGCCACGGCCTACTGGTGGTCGGCGGCCGTCTTCGTGGTCGGCCTGGTCGTCACAGCCCTGCTCTACCGCCGGGGTGTGCCCCAGCAGGGCGAGAACGCCGCACCTGTCGTGCACATGTAGGGGGCAGAAAGTGCCGACGGTATCAAGCATCCCGACGGGATGCCCGGCTGGCCCGCGTGGAGCGTCGGAGATCATCTCGGCATGATGCCGCGCCCAGGGATCGACAGGTCCTACCTGTCGATCTCCTCGCCTGGCGTGCACTTCGGGGACCACGAGAAGGCCCCCGCCCTCGCAAGTGAGTTGCGGTTCGGTCTCTTCGCCTCCCTGCCCGTGCCGGACGTCGAGGGCTCGCTCGCAGAGGCCGCCCACGCGCTCGACGTCGTAGGTGCGGGCGGATTGGTGGTGGAACCAACCACCATGCCCACTACCTCGGTGACCCCGGTTCGAGCCGCTCTGGGAGGAACTCGACCGCCGCAGCGCCGTCGTCCACGTTCACCCCACCTCAGCGCCCCGCGCCGACGAGCTTGCTCTTGGCCGGCCACGACCGATGCTGGAGTTCCTCTTCGACATCGCCCGCACTATGAGCGACCTGCTCCTGCAAGGAGTCCTCGCCCGCCGTCCGCGGATCAGCTGGATCTTGACACACGGCGGAGGTGTGCTGCCGCTGCTCGCCGACCGGATGAAACGCTTCCGCGCGCACGTCGGCGGAGGCGTCGTCGACGCGCCGAGCGCCGTCCAGCAGCTCGGCCTCCTCTGATACGACGTGGCCGGCACGCCCTTTCCGCGCCAGATCCCGGCCTTCGACGCGGCCATCGGCACCGAGCGTCTCCTGCATGGCTGCGCCTATTGCTGGACACCCATCGACGCGGTG includes:
- a CDS encoding TetR/AcrR family transcriptional regulator, whose product is MPLTEAGIYAAALRLIDEDGVEALTMRKLATALDANPMSLYHHVPNKEAVLRGVTRMVGAQFRTVTLEDAPWQERIRLLATDFRTLAHRHPKLLAYSFSHQPDFIQPNDPFWTALTAIVEAAGVPQSKVSEIAALMVAVVVGVLSAELNGSLHQWANITPPGPDAEEDGAADADPGPEAAAHQGPDQDQMFRLGMDTLITGLESRLTGDRDGQGTDR
- a CDS encoding bifunctional cytochrome P450/NADPH--P450 reductase — its product is MTTQSANDLRPIRSPRGVPLLGNTPQIPATNPFEYFAELSKQFPEGIYGMDIAGIEQVFVYDPDLVAEVSDETRFFKQIDKTPLAHVRDFLNAGLFTAHQHEEEWGRAHRILLPAFSQRAMKAYFGQMLEIAQNLAGKWERREGKRVKITDDYTRLTLDTIALSGFGYRFDSFDKEELHPFLNALLETLIESLRRSQELPMMTKLRKADDRKYRENIRLMQDLVESVIKERREGKGGGEEDLLGLMLEATDPDTGKALTDDNVRDQVLTFLIAGHETTSGLLSFATYSLMRNPHVLAQAYAEVDRLMPGDTVPDYDTIMQMDVIPRILDETLRLWAPIPLIGKAPHEDTVIGGRYQLKKGTRVNILEGPLHTHPKAWDRPDEFDIDRWLPENRAKQHPHAYKPFGNGVRACIGRQFALTEARLVLALVLQKFKFSDTADYKMDVKEALTRKPGDFELVVRRRKEHERNVFGAADVQTGDTQAPAAVSGVGVNLTVAYGSSLGSCEDLARTIADRGERSGFGTTLVSLDELGDNLPTEGLLAVVAASYNGKAPDNAQRFDDLLAAGLPEGSLANVRYALLGAGNTQWVATYQAFPKRIEEGLLAAGATPIVERGIADAAGDFDGMATRWMNTLWATLAEEYAADTSQASGPRYQVQLLTESDVRPAIVSEQAYPLTVVANEELVADATGLWDFAIEPPRPSAKSITVELPEGVTYDTGNHLAVFAKNELALVERALRRLGVDYDQVLRLDQPAGGRTHLPVGTPVTAGILLTEFLELQDVATRSQIQTLAEYTECPWTRPQLLAYTADTQEAEERYSKEILGKRISVLGLLERFPAVELPLAVFLEMTGPIRPRFYSISSAPSANPRHVRLTVGLLEGPALSGDGQYRGTCSAYIAGLEPGDVVYGYVRVPSPTFAPPADPATPLILIGPGTGIAPLRGFLEERATQHANGTQVGASQVFVGCRHPEHDYFYRQEMQDWEQAGIAQVHTAYSAVTGHPARFVQNAIANAADTVWQAIQDGAYIYVCGDGRRMAPAVREALAAIHRQKTGSDDDTAQQWLAQLEADERYQQDVFA
- a CDS encoding TetR/AcrR family transcriptional regulator yields the protein MQTTDTPGRAPQRSDARANRQRILATARRKLRDDPDASLDSIAVAAGLARRTLYGHFSNRHALITELAQEAAQALRQAFAMTRIPGADPLEAMARMALAAWAVGDQYRMLISLGRRQLGEEAIRATLAPARQEAIAAIRCGQHEGVFANHVPAPVLAQALEALMLALAAENTTSTWADPTGEAAATACLVAAGVAPQTASRRVRGVLHDQVVSVLQPDAAMT
- a CDS encoding MFS transporter: MSQNATAAARGAETTPANAPDLSHRRRWWILLVISLSMLMGVLDGTIVNIALPSAQRDLGFSDADRQWVVTAYALAFGSLLLLGGRVADLVGQKVTFLVGLAGFATASMVAGAANGFAMLVIARAVQGLFAALLAPSALSVLMTTFTDPRERAKAFTVAGSVAGAGGAIGLILGGVLTQYLDWRWTMYVNVVFAVVAFVGGAALLHRTPRDTSSKLDVLGTLLVSIGLFCLVFGFSNAETHGWGSSATWGMLVVGAVLVSVFVWWQSRAASPLLPLRVLLDRNRGASFAALFVTGAGMFGVFLFLTYYLQQSLGYSALNTGFAFLPLIVASSSASAVANNVLVPRIGPRPVVPLGMAIAAAGLIWMTTLDLNSGYVTQVLPQLVLVGIGLGTVIAPAMSLATSGVAAADAGVASAAVNTLQQIGGSIGIALLSTMASDAATGYLSGRNPKDPGALAQAGLDGYATAYWWSAAVFVVGLVVTALLYRRGVPQQGENAAPVVHM
- a CDS encoding zinc-binding dehydrogenase, producing MDTMLAGRFHLDSKKFAVEEVPIPVPGPGEVLIEVKAAGVCLSDVHLLDGSLSPLFLDSDTVTVGHEVSGVIHTLGPDLKRGLPVGTRVTLEAGKTCGTCAGCVRHRPCTQMLTAGIDYDGGWAEYVIAREDTLIPIPDSLPFDQAAIIPDAVSTPYAAVVATAGVRAAQSVGVWGVGGVGAHNVRLARLVGAAPIIAVDPLPSARARALAFGADLALDPAAPDFADQVRAATGGRGLDFAFDCAGVPAVRDQAASVLGLGGSLILVGITPRPLTITEGLTFNYLQKQVRGHYGGFPESVSELVQLTAAGRLDLAPSITDHIPLIEAADAVHRLENKIGDPIRLILVP